One genomic segment of Mycolicibacterium gilvum includes these proteins:
- a CDS encoding DEAD/DEAH box helicase family protein yields the protein MPSFYQEPSHGFGLFQTPEVPGWRPPQRGALGALLGYWAVHRVKPALIAVPTGSGKTAIALATPYLVKSSRMLVVVPSTQLRSQTVSAFKKQEVLRQMGALAGTANPKVLEVKGRLTSWHDCEDADVVVALPQSISPEHYSEGSKAPVDLFDLVIVDEAHHAPAPTWRAILDHFDGARKVLLTATPRRRDGKRVPGEMIFHYPLRAAMSDGYYKRVQARLLSVSASAQRHECDELIRDAIVNELNRPEHASSTLLVRAGTRSRVTELVQLYREAEVDVAALTSDLGEARRTQIIDGLQNGTVRAVAVVGMLGEGFDLQSLRLAAYHDKHKSVASTIQLIGRLVRSHPDFPQPSVLMTVQDADVYPGLRGALWDLYQEDADWPSLLPGIIDDAIAAEAADKAFVNQLTSSPAELSLESIRPLVRATVSEVHDDWTPSFVDGSVPTGLEPGDEIRGRQVLYSTVTPEHRTLLVVTQGMRSPRWTLDSGLDAPEYALHLITYLPPTGASRRALLLVNSGDGTVMPTVIEALDATTEHLRPADPERLQRAFDTLPRLSVSNVGVRNTYGGGRGSASYKIFAGSGVDRGMREADTAQAAIGHAMAQVGEGAGSAAYNTGLAVEKAKFWESRYVPLREYDSALLDFTDRYWSLAEIAAPLLPSVARGVRLDRFPEVPVAAIEMHFLLLASEWTLLDGFPIGRLDLQHDLAVVSGDHLMLAAVRPDTGATVWSGYLNTQGNVVDADSPTSVRRGHQPPRLLSDLLSTMPPMVYFLNGQIVGGATLYQPPGVQRDLTRWTPTFLDWSATNIEKETDRSAKPAGKGDSIHHTLRTHLTTRTTTARRRWVFENDGSGEIADLIVLELRGTNEVLIELWHAKPASGTNPSVRVTDMQVVVAQAIKSRRWLTDRGLWKEMADRYSGASSPALKLVDGSDSEGLLRAMLGLMPEHPAWSLTNRPTQVRGTVLIAQPGLSWTQLKDKVNQDELSATQIRDLLAVFDDSLGALGDSALVCSP from the coding sequence GTGCCATCCTTCTACCAGGAGCCGTCCCACGGTTTCGGGCTTTTTCAAACTCCCGAGGTTCCGGGGTGGCGGCCGCCCCAGCGCGGAGCGTTGGGCGCGCTACTCGGCTACTGGGCCGTCCATCGCGTCAAACCGGCACTCATCGCGGTGCCGACGGGGTCAGGCAAGACGGCCATCGCTCTCGCGACTCCCTACCTGGTCAAATCGAGCCGAATGTTGGTGGTGGTCCCGAGCACCCAGCTGCGTAGTCAGACCGTGAGCGCTTTCAAAAAGCAAGAAGTCCTACGTCAGATGGGTGCCCTAGCCGGTACCGCGAACCCGAAAGTCTTGGAGGTGAAGGGGCGGTTGACGTCCTGGCACGATTGCGAGGACGCAGATGTAGTCGTAGCGCTGCCCCAGTCAATCAGCCCCGAGCACTACAGCGAAGGCTCGAAGGCGCCTGTTGACCTCTTCGACTTAGTGATTGTTGATGAGGCCCACCACGCGCCGGCACCGACGTGGCGAGCGATCTTAGACCACTTCGATGGCGCCAGGAAGGTGCTACTCACTGCGACCCCTCGGCGCCGTGACGGCAAGCGCGTCCCCGGCGAGATGATCTTCCACTATCCCCTCCGAGCGGCCATGTCTGACGGGTATTACAAGAGAGTCCAGGCGAGACTGCTCAGTGTCAGTGCCTCTGCACAGCGCCACGAGTGCGACGAACTGATCCGCGACGCGATCGTGAACGAGCTCAATCGGCCAGAGCACGCGTCAAGCACGCTGCTCGTCCGTGCAGGGACCAGATCGAGAGTGACTGAGCTGGTGCAGCTGTACCGGGAGGCCGAGGTCGACGTCGCCGCGTTGACATCTGATCTTGGCGAGGCCCGCCGAACACAGATCATCGATGGCTTGCAGAACGGCACCGTCCGAGCGGTCGCCGTCGTCGGCATGCTAGGCGAGGGATTCGATCTGCAAAGTCTCCGACTCGCCGCCTACCACGACAAACACAAGTCGGTAGCGTCGACTATCCAACTCATCGGCAGACTTGTGCGCAGCCACCCCGACTTCCCCCAGCCGTCGGTCCTTATGACGGTGCAGGATGCTGACGTCTATCCGGGGTTGAGAGGCGCGCTATGGGACCTCTACCAGGAGGACGCCGACTGGCCCTCGCTCCTACCTGGAATCATCGACGACGCGATAGCGGCCGAAGCGGCAGACAAAGCCTTCGTCAACCAGCTCACAAGCTCTCCTGCCGAGCTGTCGCTGGAGAGTATCCGACCGCTGGTCCGTGCCACGGTGTCCGAGGTCCACGATGACTGGACGCCGTCGTTTGTCGACGGCAGCGTTCCTACGGGCCTGGAGCCTGGTGACGAAATCCGGGGACGGCAAGTCCTGTACTCGACGGTTACCCCCGAGCACCGGACCCTCCTCGTAGTCACTCAGGGCATGCGTTCGCCCCGGTGGACCCTCGATTCGGGCTTGGACGCACCCGAGTATGCCCTGCACCTGATCACGTACCTCCCGCCCACGGGCGCGTCCCGTCGTGCGCTCCTATTGGTGAACTCAGGCGACGGCACGGTCATGCCCACGGTCATCGAGGCGCTTGACGCCACGACCGAACATCTACGGCCCGCAGATCCGGAGCGGCTCCAGCGAGCCTTCGACACCCTTCCACGACTGAGCGTCTCGAACGTCGGTGTGCGCAACACGTATGGCGGTGGTCGGGGAAGTGCCAGTTACAAGATATTCGCCGGCAGCGGCGTCGATCGTGGAATGCGCGAAGCCGACACAGCACAGGCTGCAATCGGCCATGCGATGGCACAGGTGGGCGAGGGCGCCGGCAGCGCCGCCTACAACACCGGTTTGGCTGTCGAGAAGGCGAAATTCTGGGAATCGCGATACGTTCCGCTGCGCGAGTACGACAGTGCCCTCTTGGATTTCACTGACCGCTACTGGTCCCTAGCTGAGATCGCCGCGCCTCTGCTTCCGTCCGTCGCACGTGGAGTTCGACTCGACCGCTTCCCCGAGGTACCTGTTGCGGCCATCGAGATGCACTTCTTGCTCCTCGCAAGTGAATGGACCCTTCTGGATGGATTCCCAATCGGCCGCCTTGATCTTCAGCACGACTTGGCGGTCGTCTCTGGCGACCACCTGATGCTTGCAGCAGTAAGACCTGACACGGGCGCAACCGTCTGGTCCGGGTATCTCAACACCCAGGGCAACGTTGTGGACGCCGACTCACCTACTTCTGTGAGAAGGGGCCATCAGCCTCCTCGGCTTCTGTCTGACCTGTTGTCAACGATGCCCCCGATGGTGTACTTCCTCAATGGTCAGATAGTCGGCGGTGCAACGCTTTACCAGCCGCCGGGCGTACAGCGGGATCTCACGCGCTGGACTCCGACCTTTCTCGATTGGAGTGCCACCAACATTGAGAAGGAGACGGACCGAAGCGCCAAGCCCGCCGGTAAGGGAGATTCGATACACCACACGTTGCGGACTCACCTGACAACTCGAACGACCACCGCACGACGGCGATGGGTTTTTGAGAACGACGGCTCGGGGGAGATCGCAGATTTGATTGTCCTCGAGCTCCGAGGGACCAATGAGGTCTTGATCGAGCTGTGGCACGCGAAGCCCGCTAGCGGAACGAATCCGTCTGTGCGAGTTACCGACATGCAGGTCGTGGTCGCTCAGGCCATCAAGAGCCGGCGGTGGCTCACCGATCGCGGGCTCTGGAAAGAGATGGCCGATCGTTACTCCGGAGCCAGTTCCCCAGCACTGAAGCTGGTTGACGGCAGCGACAGCGAAGGCCTTCTACGGGCGATGCTAGGTCTGATGCCAGAACATCCCGCCTGGTCGCTCACGAACCGCCCGACACAGGTTCGCGGCACCGTCTTAATCGCTCAGCCCGGGCTCTCATGGACCCAGCTGAAAGACAAGGTCAACCAAGATGAACTCAGCGCCACCCAGATCCGCGATCTACTTGCTGTATTCGACGATTCCCTTGGCGCGTTGGGTGATTCGGCGCTGGTCTGCTCGCCGTAG
- a CDS encoding L,D-transpeptidase, with protein sequence MVAAFLAPSAGTPVAEAAATDAFGVIRVLPGPGEVVGVAHPVVVEFIAPVVNREAAERTVSITTSQSMAGEFTWLDDATLEWKPTGYWPAHDEIEVRAGGLKTEFSTGAAVVGIADIDAHTFTVEVDGEVVREMPASLGKPGFETPVGDFTVLEKQRNVVFDSRSIGIPLDDPEGYLIDGEFGVRVTWGGVYVHSAPWSVDAQGAANVSHGCINLSPENAEWYFDMVRVGDPVTVQA encoded by the coding sequence GTGGTGGCTGCTTTCCTGGCGCCGTCGGCGGGCACCCCAGTCGCCGAAGCTGCGGCCACCGACGCTTTCGGCGTGATTCGCGTCCTTCCGGGCCCCGGTGAGGTGGTCGGGGTCGCCCATCCTGTGGTGGTGGAGTTCATTGCGCCGGTCGTCAATAGGGAGGCCGCCGAGCGTACCGTTTCCATCACCACCTCGCAGTCGATGGCCGGTGAATTCACATGGCTCGACGATGCAACGTTGGAGTGGAAGCCGACCGGCTATTGGCCGGCCCACGATGAGATCGAAGTGCGGGCAGGCGGGTTGAAGACCGAGTTCAGCACCGGTGCTGCGGTGGTCGGTATCGCTGACATCGATGCGCACACATTCACTGTCGAAGTCGACGGCGAGGTGGTCCGTGAAATGCCGGCGTCACTGGGTAAGCCCGGTTTCGAGACACCTGTCGGTGACTTCACGGTGTTGGAGAAGCAGCGCAACGTCGTGTTCGACTCACGCAGCATCGGTATCCCCCTTGACGACCCGGAGGGCTACCTTATCGACGGCGAATTCGGCGTGCGGGTGACATGGGGAGGTGTCTACGTGCACTCGGCCCCCTGGTCGGTCGACGCGCAGGGAGCGGCCAATGTCAGCCACGGCTGCATCAACCTCAGCCCGGAAAACGCCGAGTGGTATTTCGACATGGTGCGAGTAGGGGATCCCGTCACCGTTCAGGCGTAG
- a CDS encoding MFS transporter, protein MINQFGINLGFYMLMPYLAGYLAGPLGLAAWAVGLVLGVRNFSQQGMFIIGGTLADRLGYKPLIVAGCLLRTAGFGLLVVAESLPMVLIASAATGFAGALFNPAVRAYLAADSGDRRVEAFAVFNIFYQAGILAGPLAGLALMALDFRVTAAAAATVFALLTVAQLFALPQHSATLNAEKASVLDDWRAVVANRSFLLFAAAMTGSYVLSFQVYLALPLHAAILAPDAETLLVAAVFAISGVIAVGGQLRITRVFGARWGAGRSLIIGTLILAVAFVPLAVVPDSGRFGLAASAIALLSAAALLAVGSAAVFPFEMDTVVSLAHNRLVATHYGFYNTIIGVGILAGNLGTGALMQAARDAGAPELIWAALSLIGGLTASALFYLNRSGRLQPAPVKAAMNPDRLP, encoded by the coding sequence ATGATCAACCAGTTCGGCATCAACCTGGGCTTCTACATGCTGATGCCCTACTTGGCGGGATATCTGGCCGGCCCGTTGGGGCTCGCAGCATGGGCGGTCGGTCTCGTGCTGGGCGTGCGTAATTTCTCACAGCAGGGCATGTTCATCATCGGAGGCACACTCGCTGACCGGTTGGGCTACAAACCGCTGATCGTAGCGGGATGCCTACTGCGTACCGCAGGGTTCGGGTTGCTGGTCGTGGCCGAGTCACTGCCGATGGTGTTGATCGCCTCGGCGGCCACGGGCTTCGCCGGAGCATTGTTCAACCCGGCGGTACGCGCTTACCTGGCAGCCGATTCCGGTGATCGGCGCGTCGAGGCGTTCGCAGTGTTCAACATCTTCTACCAGGCGGGCATTCTGGCCGGCCCGCTGGCGGGACTGGCGCTGATGGCGCTCGACTTCCGCGTCACCGCGGCAGCGGCGGCGACAGTGTTCGCGCTACTGACCGTTGCCCAGTTGTTCGCCCTTCCCCAGCACAGCGCCACACTCAACGCCGAGAAGGCGTCCGTACTCGATGACTGGCGCGCCGTGGTGGCCAACCGATCCTTTCTGCTGTTCGCAGCGGCCATGACCGGCTCCTACGTGTTGTCCTTCCAGGTATATCTCGCACTGCCGCTGCACGCAGCGATTCTGGCGCCAGACGCCGAAACGCTCTTGGTTGCAGCGGTGTTCGCGATTTCCGGAGTGATCGCCGTGGGCGGACAACTGCGCATCACTCGCGTGTTCGGTGCACGATGGGGCGCGGGACGCTCACTAATCATTGGAACACTCATCTTGGCGGTCGCGTTCGTGCCGCTGGCCGTCGTTCCCGATAGCGGCCGGTTCGGCCTGGCGGCCTCCGCAATCGCCTTGCTCTCTGCCGCTGCACTGCTCGCAGTCGGATCAGCAGCGGTATTTCCCTTCGAAATGGACACCGTGGTATCACTCGCCCACAACCGGTTGGTCGCAACACATTACGGCTTCTACAACACCATCATCGGTGTCGGCATACTCGCCGGCAACTTGGGCACTGGCGCACTGATGCAAGCCGCACGCGATGCCGGAGCACCAGAGCTGATCTGGGCAGCGCTGAGCCTAATTGGCGGGCTGACGGCATCAGCGCTCTTCTACCTCAATCGCAGCGGGCGACTGCAGCCGGCGCCGGTCAAAGCCGCCATGAATCCGGATCGACTGCCCTAG
- a CDS encoding PLP-dependent cysteine synthase family protein, translated as MNHVLSVHTPDLSASRRRAVGRYHRRPATLVGRTPVLWIGAPFSSEERGFWAKLEGFNPGGMKDRPAMHMVERALARGDLQPGGRIVESTSGTLGLGLTLAGTVYGHPVTLVADPGMEPIVQRMLSAYGGQVDLVTEPHPRGGWQQARRDRVAEILAGDPTAWYPDQYNNPDNVDAYRGLALELQNQLGSIDVLVCSVGTGGHSAGVARVLREFNPDLQLIGVDTVGSTIFGQPASTRLMRGLGSSIYPRNVDYRAFHEVHWVAPAEAVWACRTLAATHYASGGWSVGAVALVAGWAARTYPQGTRIAAVFPDGPQRYFDTVYNDDYCRAHGILAGPPGAEPAVVAEPTECVVQSWTRCARVVDPVAVAR; from the coding sequence ATGAACCATGTCCTATCCGTACACACGCCCGACCTGTCCGCCTCACGTCGCCGCGCCGTCGGCCGGTATCACCGCCGGCCTGCCACGCTGGTCGGCCGCACTCCAGTGCTGTGGATCGGTGCTCCGTTCAGCTCTGAAGAGCGGGGCTTTTGGGCCAAACTCGAGGGCTTCAACCCCGGCGGGATGAAGGACCGCCCGGCCATGCACATGGTGGAGCGTGCCCTCGCCCGTGGCGATCTGCAGCCGGGTGGCCGGATCGTCGAATCCACCAGCGGCACACTCGGGCTGGGGCTTACGCTGGCGGGCACCGTATACGGGCATCCGGTGACGCTGGTCGCTGATCCCGGTATGGAACCGATTGTTCAACGAATGCTTTCGGCATACGGTGGGCAGGTGGATCTGGTGACCGAGCCACACCCGCGGGGCGGTTGGCAGCAGGCTCGGCGCGATCGGGTGGCCGAGATTTTGGCCGGTGATCCGACCGCCTGGTATCCGGATCAGTACAACAATCCCGACAATGTCGACGCGTATCGGGGCTTAGCGCTGGAGTTGCAGAATCAGCTGGGGTCCATCGACGTCTTGGTGTGCTCCGTGGGCACCGGCGGGCATTCAGCCGGCGTGGCGCGGGTGTTGCGCGAGTTCAATCCCGACTTGCAGCTGATCGGCGTGGACACCGTTGGTTCGACGATTTTTGGCCAGCCGGCAAGCACGCGGCTGATGCGCGGCCTGGGCTCGAGCATCTACCCCCGCAATGTGGATTACCGCGCATTCCACGAGGTGCACTGGGTGGCGCCCGCGGAGGCGGTGTGGGCGTGCCGAACCTTGGCCGCCACCCACTACGCCAGCGGCGGGTGGAGTGTGGGGGCGGTCGCGCTGGTGGCCGGTTGGGCGGCGCGCACCTACCCGCAGGGTACAAGGATCGCCGCGGTGTTTCCCGACGGCCCGCAACGCTACTTCGACACCGTCTACAACGACGACTACTGCCGGGCACACGGAATCCTGGCAGGCCCCCCGGGTGCAGAGCCCGCGGTCGTCGCGGAGCCCACAGAGTGCGTCGTCCAGTCGTGGACGCGGTGCGCGCGGGTGGTTGACCCCGTGGCGGTGGCGCGGTGA
- a CDS encoding multicopper oxidase family protein translates to MSEFVASGGGLSRRRFLGVTAAAGMVLAGCTRSANQTPQPDPVAVAESRRPHSGRTVSATLTAQRTRADLGGVIAETLSYNDTVPGPLLRASVGDELAVTVRNRLSEPTSVHWHGIALRNDMDGAAPATPNIDAGRDFIYRFSVPHPGTYWAHPHTGLQADTGLYLPVIVDDPTEPGDYDAEWVVMLDDWTDGVGSSPQQLYEGLRAMGPPAHDMPGMGDMGDMPGSATTVPGVGGTGGSELLGGDAGDITYPYYLMNGRIPQAPSTFRAKPGQRVRIRLINAGSDTAFRVALTGHSMMVTHTDGFPVVPTEFDAVLVGMGERYDVVVTAGDGVFPLVAAAEGKNAVARALLVTGAGAPAAPDFRPPELSGRVGTVEQVSAAPSVTLPSRTADVALPADLAGSMATYDWTINGRPFAATEPLNVQQGQRVAVTFNNMSMMWHPMHLHGHTFEVVTADQRRPGPRKDTVNVLPMQKLTVVFDADNPGIWMLHCHNTYHQEAGMMTSLNYRT, encoded by the coding sequence ATGAGCGAGTTCGTGGCGTCGGGCGGCGGTTTGAGCAGACGGCGGTTTCTGGGGGTCACCGCTGCGGCTGGGATGGTGTTGGCGGGTTGCACGCGCTCAGCCAACCAGACGCCGCAACCGGATCCGGTCGCGGTCGCGGAGTCGCGTCGCCCGCACAGCGGACGCACGGTCAGCGCAACACTGACCGCCCAGCGCACCCGCGCCGACCTCGGCGGGGTGATTGCCGAGACGCTGTCCTACAACGACACCGTGCCGGGGCCTCTGCTGCGGGCCAGCGTCGGCGACGAGTTGGCGGTCACCGTTCGTAACCGATTGAGCGAGCCGACGTCGGTTCACTGGCATGGCATTGCGCTGCGCAACGATATGGACGGTGCCGCTCCGGCGACGCCCAACATCGATGCCGGACGCGACTTCATCTACCGATTCTCGGTTCCGCACCCGGGAACCTATTGGGCGCATCCCCATACCGGGTTGCAGGCCGACACCGGCCTGTACCTTCCGGTGATCGTCGACGACCCGACCGAGCCCGGCGATTATGACGCCGAATGGGTGGTGATGCTGGACGACTGGACCGACGGCGTCGGTTCGAGCCCTCAACAGCTCTATGAGGGGCTTCGCGCCATGGGCCCGCCTGCGCACGATATGCCGGGGATGGGAGACATGGGCGATATGCCCGGATCAGCGACGACGGTGCCCGGGGTGGGCGGCACGGGCGGCAGCGAACTGCTCGGTGGCGACGCCGGAGATATCACCTACCCGTACTACCTGATGAACGGCCGAATCCCGCAAGCTCCGAGCACGTTTCGCGCAAAACCTGGCCAACGAGTTCGTATCCGGCTCATCAACGCCGGCTCGGATACCGCGTTTCGGGTGGCGCTGACCGGCCACTCGATGATGGTCACACATACCGACGGCTTCCCGGTGGTTCCGACTGAGTTTGACGCTGTGTTGGTCGGGATGGGGGAGCGTTATGACGTGGTGGTCACCGCCGGTGACGGGGTCTTTCCGCTCGTCGCCGCCGCTGAAGGTAAGAACGCCGTGGCGCGAGCGCTGCTGGTCACCGGAGCCGGTGCGCCTGCTGCGCCGGATTTCCGGCCACCGGAGTTGTCTGGCCGCGTCGGCACGGTAGAGCAGGTGAGCGCGGCGCCCAGCGTGACGCTGCCGAGCCGCACCGCCGACGTGGCACTGCCCGCCGACCTCGCAGGATCAATGGCCACCTACGATTGGACGATCAATGGTCGGCCGTTCGCCGCTACCGAACCGCTGAACGTGCAGCAGGGCCAGCGCGTCGCGGTGACGTTCAACAACATGTCCATGATGTGGCACCCGATGCACCTGCACGGCCACACCTTCGAAGTAGTGACAGCCGACCAGCGGCGGCCAGGCCCCCGCAAGGACACCGTCAATGTGCTTCCGATGCAGAAACTCACGGTGGTCTTCGATGCCGATAACCCGGGGATATGGATGCTGCACTGCCATAACACCTATCACCAGGAGGCCGGCATGATGACCAGCCTGAACTACAGGACCTGA